A window of Verrucomicrobiota bacterium contains these coding sequences:
- a CDS encoding sulfate ABC transporter substrate-binding protein: MAFAVAAFSVQADTLLNASYDLSREFYRDVNAAFAGVWRQRTGNEPEIEQSHAGSSVQARAIIDGLEADVVTLNQVTDIDVLVRARRVAPDWATRFPYHASPYRSVIVFVVRAGNPKSLRNWNDLVKPGTEIIVADPKTSGTARYAFLGAYGYALRASGGDQKAAETFLQEFCRRVPTLDTGSRGATTTFAAHGTGDVLLTYEAEAGLIRSRFGSDQIDVVVPPLTMPVDFPVALVEPAVQEHHNRELAQAYLDFLFSTEAQQIAARFYYRPNDPAVAAQYQGKYPSAELIDVDQAFGGWGAVRQMFFADDGLFHRIWNR; the protein is encoded by the coding sequence GTGGCATTTGCTGTGGCGGCATTTTCTGTTCAGGCCGACACGCTGCTGAATGCGTCTTACGACCTCTCGCGCGAGTTTTACCGCGACGTCAACGCCGCGTTCGCCGGGGTCTGGCGGCAACGTACCGGTAACGAGCCGGAAATTGAGCAGTCGCATGCCGGCTCCAGCGTTCAAGCTCGGGCGATCATCGACGGCCTGGAGGCCGACGTTGTGACGCTCAATCAGGTGACTGATATCGACGTCCTGGTGCGTGCCCGACGGGTCGCGCCGGATTGGGCCACCCGTTTTCCCTACCACGCATCGCCGTATCGCTCCGTCATTGTCTTTGTCGTCCGGGCCGGCAATCCGAAAAGCCTCAGAAACTGGAACGACCTGGTCAAGCCGGGAACGGAAATCATCGTGGCGGACCCGAAGACGAGCGGAACCGCACGGTACGCTTTTCTCGGCGCTTACGGGTACGCCCTGCGGGCGTCCGGCGGGGACCAAAAGGCGGCCGAAACGTTCCTGCAAGAGTTTTGCCGGCGCGTGCCGACGCTCGATACCGGGTCGAGAGGTGCCACCACGACTTTTGCCGCGCACGGCACGGGTGACGTGTTGCTGACGTATGAGGCTGAGGCCGGCCTGATCCGGTCCCGGTTCGGTTCGGATCAGATCGACGTGGTTGTCCCGCCGCTCACCATGCCGGTTGATTTTCCGGTCGCCCTGGTGGAACCCGCGGTACAGGAACACCACAACCGGGAATTGGCGCAGGCTTACCTGGACTTTCTCTTCTCAACCGAAGCCCAGCAGATTGCGGCCAGGTTTTATTACCGGCCGAATGATCCGGCCGTCGCGGCGCAGTATCAGGGAAAATACCCATCGGCCGAGTTGATCGACGTGGACCAGGCGTTCGGAGGGTGGGGCGCGGTCCGGCAAATGTTCTTTGCGGATGACGGCCTCTTCCACCGGATCTGGAACCGGTAA
- a CDS encoding ABC transporter ATP-binding protein, with protein sequence MLEVQDLEVAYGSITALHRISLKVEKGKIITLVGSNGAGKSTTLRAISGLLKARAGKILLGGEDITNRPPHRIVALGVTQVPEGRMIFSNLTVLENLRMGAYRRSDKDGLKKDYDYVFNTFPRLKEREHQVAGTLSGGEQQMLAIGRALMSKPRFLMLDEPSLGIAPILVKTIFAKIVEINRELGITILLVEQNANLALEISDYGYVLETGRIILEDASSKLRASSLVRESYLGGA encoded by the coding sequence GATCAGCCTCAAGGTCGAGAAAGGAAAAATCATCACGCTGGTCGGCAGCAATGGGGCCGGCAAATCGACAACCCTGCGCGCCATTTCCGGGCTTCTGAAGGCGCGCGCCGGCAAAATCCTGCTGGGAGGTGAGGACATCACCAACCGTCCGCCGCACCGGATCGTCGCGCTCGGCGTGACGCAAGTGCCTGAAGGCCGGATGATTTTCTCGAACCTGACGGTCCTGGAGAATCTGCGGATGGGCGCTTACCGCCGGTCGGACAAAGATGGTCTGAAGAAAGATTACGATTACGTCTTCAACACCTTTCCGCGGCTTAAAGAACGCGAGCACCAGGTGGCAGGCACCCTGAGCGGCGGCGAACAGCAGATGCTCGCCATCGGCCGCGCCTTGATGAGCAAGCCGCGGTTTCTGATGCTGGACGAACCGTCGCTCGGGATCGCGCCGATCCTCGTGAAGACGATTTTCGCCAAGATCGTTGAAATTAACCGTGAACTCGGCATCACGATCCTGCTGGTGGAACAGAACGCGAACCTCGCCCTGGAAATTTCCGATTACGGTTACGTGCTGGAAACGGGCCGCATCATCCTTGAGGATGCCTCGAGCAAGCTGAGGGCCAGCAGCCTCGTGCGCGAATCCTACCTGGGCGGCGCTTAG